CGCGCGGCAGCCACGTCGCCGAACACCAGTTTCGCCCAGGCGCGCAGCGCCAGCATGTTGGCGCGCCGCGCTCCGCTTGCCATGCCGATGCTCGCCATCTCGACAGCGCGATCGTAAGCAGCGAGCGCGGCGCCACGCTCACCACGTCGCAACAGGATCAAGGCATCGAGCCGCACCGCGGCTTCCGGAACGGTCAGGGAACTTCTCGGCTTGGCCAGCGCGACGGCATCTTCCGCGGCGGCTTCGAGCTTGCCTTGGGCTATACGGGCGATGGCGCGCATCGTCTGCGCCTGATCGGTCATGACATCGCCAATCAGCGTCTCATCCACGCCTTCCTTGACGATGCGATCGAGCCGCGCTTCCGCCGCGGCATGACGGCCTTCGGCGAGCAGCTCACCAGCAGCATGGAGATCCTTGAGCGTCGCCGCATGGACGGCAAAGGCCAGAAAAAGACCCGCACAGCAGGCGAGAAACTTCTTGAAAGCTTCCACGGCAAAGCTCCGGTATCACGATGGTTTGATTTTATCCCTGCACGGCTTCGCCATCTTTGCGCGCAAACCGAGATATCCGCTAATGAACGCGCAGCAAGGTAACATCGCGCCTCGATGAATATCTCACGCCTCTCTTCTCTGCGAGCCGCGCTCGACAACCCGAAACGCTGGCGCCGCTGGGCGCTCGAAGTGTTGATCGTGATCACGATCGTCGCCGCGATCACCACCTGGCAGAACAGCGGGCTCGCCAGCGGCATCGCGCCGCCGCTGGCCGGCACGCGCACCGACGGCAGCACGGTGAAACTCGGCGCTGGTAAGACGGCACGGCTGGTGGTGTTCTGGGCCACCTGGTGCAAGGTCTGCAAGGCCGAGGCGGGCAACATCGAGGCCGTCGCCCGCGACTGGCCGGTGATCACGGTCGCGATGCAGTCGGGCGAACGCGAAGAGGTTGCCGAATTTCTCGAGGAACGCGGCCTGACGGTGCCGGCAATCGCCGATGACGACGCGAACATCGCCGAAGCCTGGGGGGTGCGCGCGGTGCCGGCGCATTTCGTCGTCGATCCCGCAGGCAACATCCGCTTCCGCCTCGTCGGCTACACCACTTCCTGGGGATTGCGCGCCCGCCTGTGGTGGGCCAATACCTTCCCCCTCTGATGCTCGCCAAATGAACCCGCCACCGCTGCGCCTGGCCTGGACGGTCTGGGGACTGGGCGCGCTGTTTTACCTGTTCGCCTTCTACCAGCGTGTCGCGCCGGCGGTGATGACCGATCAACTGATGGCGGAATTCGCCATCGGCGGCGCGGCGCTCGGCAACCTCTCGGCCTTTTACTTTTACGCTTATGTGGCGATGCAGATTCCCACCGGCGTGCTGGCCGACCGTTTCGGGCCGCGCCACGTGCTGGCGGTCGGCAGCTGCATCGCGGCGCTGGGCAGCCTGCTGTTCGCGTTCGCGCCGGGCTTTGGCTGGGCGGCCTTCGGCCGCCTGCTGGTTGGCGCCTCGGTCGCGGTCGCCTTCGTCTCGACGCTCAAGCTCGCCAGCCACTGGTTTCCGCCGCAGAAGTACGCGCTCGCTTCGGGGATGGCGCTGTTCTTCGGTGTGGCCGGCGGCATCATGGCGGGGGTGCCGCTGCGGCTGCTGGTCGAGCATTTCGGCTGGCGCATCGTGATGGGCAGCGCCGGTCTTTTCGCCATCCTGTTGTGCGCCGCGATCTGGCTGCTGGTACGCGACGATCCCGCCGAGCGCGGCTATGCCAGCCATCACGCTCACGATGGCGCCCAGCACGGCCATCCGCCGATCCTCGCCGGCCTGATCGAGTCGCTTTCCTACCGCAACACCTGGCTGCTGATGCTGGCGCCGATCGGCTTCTCGGGGGCAGTGCTGACCTTTGGCGGCCTCTGGGGCGTGCCCTGGCTGCGGCAGGTGCATGGCCTCGACCCGAAGGCCGCGGCGGCCGTCACTTCCACGCTGCTGGCCGCCTGGGCGCTCGGCGGGCCGCTGCTCGGCAACGGCTCCCAGAAGCTCGGCCGCCGCAAGCCGCTCTACCTGGTGAGCGGCGTCGTTGCCACCGTCGGCTGGGCGCTGGTGATCTTCCTGCCACTGCCGCTGTGGCTGCTGATCCCGCTTTTGATCGTCATCGGCTTCGCCTCGGGCAACATCATCATCGGCTTCGCCTGGGCGAAGGAATCGGTCCCGCTGCGATTGATGGGCACGACTTCCGGCGTCGTGAACATGGGACCGCTGCTCGGCGGCGTCATCCTGCAGCCGGGGGTCGGCTGGCTGCTCGACCGCTCCTGGAGCGGCGCGCAGCAGGCCGGCGCGCGCCTCTACGACGCGGCGACCTGGCAGACCGGTTTCGCGCTGATGTTCGCCAGCGTCCTGATCGCGCTGCTGCTGGTGCCGTTCATCCGCGAAACACATTGCCGGCAGGCCGGTTGAGTGCCGTCCCGCCAGTGCCGACTTTCAGCTGCCCAGCCCGCGCCGATACTGGATCGCCTCGGCGATGTGCGGGCCGCGAACGATCTCATCAGCAGCCAAATCGGCGATGCTGCGTGCCACTTTCAAAATGCGGTGATAGGCGCGAGCAGACAGGTCGAGCCGCTGCATCGCCTGCTTGAGCAGCGCCGCGCCGGCATCATCCGGTCGGCAATGGCAATCGATCTCGTCTGGGACGAGCAATGCATTGGGCTTGGCTTGACGGTCGATCTGCCGCGCTCGCGCCGCGACGACGCGCTCGCGCACGCTCGCGGAAGGCTCGCCCGTGGCGCGCGCGGATAGTTCCGCTTCGGAAACGGCCGGCACCTCGATCATCAAATCGATGCGGTCGAGCAGCGGGCCGGAGAGTTTGCCCCGGTAGCGCGCGATCTGCTCGGGCGTGCAGCGACAGCGTGCATCACCAAGATAGCCGCAGGGGCAAGGATTCATCGCCGCGACGAGCTGGAAGCGGGCCGGAAACTCGGCGCGCCGCGCCGCGCGCGAGACGCGGATGAAGCCGGTCTCGAGCGGCTCGCGCAGGGCTTCGAGCACGCGCCGCTCGAATTCGGGTAGCTCATCCAAAAACAAAATGCCCTGATGAGCCAAGGAAATCTCGCCGGGTTGCGGATTTCCGCCGCCGCCGACCAGCGCCGGCACCGAGGCCGAGTGGTGCGGCGCCTGAAACGGCCGCACCCCCCAGCGGCTGACATCGAAACTGCCAGCAAGCGATTGAACGGCGGCGGATTCCAGCGCCTCTTGTTCCGTCATCGGCGGCAGGATGCCGGGCAGGCGAGCCGCAAGCATCGATTTGCCGGAACCCGGCGGGCCGGACATCAGCAGGCTATGGCCGCCGGCCGCGGCGACCTCCAGCGCGCGCTTGGCCGGCAGCTGGCCTTTCACTTCGGCGAGATCGGGTGCAAGACTCGGCGGCTTCCGGACGGCGCTGTGGTGGGGTGAAAGCGGTGCGGCGCCCGTCAGATGCGCGCAGACCTCGAGCAAAGTGCGCGCCGGCAGGATGATCGCCGTTTTGACCAGGGCCGCCTCGTCGGCACAAGCCCAGGGCAGCACGAAGGCGCGTCCGTTCCCCTTCGCGGCCAGGCACATCGCCAGCGTGCCGCGCACCGGCCGCAGCTCGCCGGAAAGCGACAGCTCACCGGCGAACTCGTGGTCATCGAGACGGGGTGAAGCGAGCTGCCCCGATGCGATCAGGATGCCGAGCGCGATCGGCAGATCGAAGCGGCCGGATTCCTTCGGCAGATCGGCCGGCGCGAGATTCACCGTGATGCGCTTGGCGGGAAACTCGAAGCCGCTGTTTTGGATCGCGGCGCGCACGCGGTCGCGCGCTTCCTTGACTTCCATCTCGGGCAGCCCGACCAGCGTGAAGGAGGGCAGGCCGTTGGCCAGATGCACCTCGACCGCGACCTCGGGCGCGGCCAGCCCCGCCAGCGCACGGCTTTTCAGGATCGCCAGCGACACGGTTGCTGCTTACTTGCGCTGCGCTTCCAGCTCGGCAAGCTTCGCCTCCAGCTGCTTGAGGCGCTCTTGGGCGCGGGCGAGCAGTGCCTTCTGGACTTCGAAGTCCTCGCGGGTGACGAGATCGAGCTTGGCCAACTGGGCGGCAAGCAGCGCGCGCAAATTCTTTTCCAGGTCGGCCACCGGTGTCGCAGCCAGGGCGGTGGAGATGCGGCGACTGATGTCTTCGAGAAATTTCGGGTCGAGCATGATGATGGCTTGAAAGAGGAAAACGCTTGGCGCATCGAGTCTAGCACCAGCCTGGTGCGACGGTGATGTCCGCTTGCGCCGAAGCTGTGCAAGCGGCCTTGCGACCAGGCAGGGCCGACAGCGGCGGCGAGCGCGTTACCTATTGATTTTATTGAATTTTATGCTAGTGGCACGGGATGTGCAGCAAAGCCTGGCGAAATTTCCCGCAACCCACTTAGGAGACACACATGAACATTCGTCATCACACCGTCGCCCTCGCCGCGGCATTCTCTGCTCCGCTCATCGCCACTGCCGCCGATCCGGCGCCTACCCCCGAGCACGGCTTTACCGGCAACATCACTTTGGCCTCGGAATACCTTTACCGCGGCATCGCGCAGACGCGCGGCAACCCGGCACTGCAAGGCGGCTTCGATTACGCTCACAGCAGCGGGTTGTATGCTGGCATTTGGGGTTCGAACATCTCCTGGATCAGCGACGCTGTCGCCGGTGCCAGCGCCAGCCTGGAAATCGACGTCTATGGCGGCTACAAGGGCGCGATCACCGACGACTTCGGCTTCGATGTCGGCGTGCTGACCTACAACTATCCGGGCAGCGGCAAGCCGTCCGGGGCCGCCAAGCCCGATACCACCGAAATCTATGGCGCGCTGTCCTGGAAGTGGCTGACGCTCAAATATTCGCAGACCATTGGCAGTCTGTTCGGCTGGACCAAGCCGGATGGCAGCAAGACCAAGGGTTCCGGCTATCTGGAACTGAACGCTGCTTACGATCTCGGCGAGGGCTGGAGTATGGCCGGCCATGTCGGCCAACAAAAGGTGAATGGCTTTGGCGATGCCTCTTACACCGATTACAAGCTCGGCGTCAGCAAAGACCTCGGTTTCGGCACGCTGGGACTGGCCTATTCGACCACCAACGCCAAGGCCGATTGCGCCAAGGCCGAGCCCTATTGTTTCGTCAAGAGCGACGGCAGCACCTATGACGCTGGCAAGGGTGGCCTGCTCGTCACCTTTGGCAAGACCTTCTGAAAGGAAGCGCAATGAAATTCGTCACCGCCATCATCAAGCCTTTCAAGCTCGACGAAGTGCGCGAGGCCCTTTCCGCCGTCGGCGTGCAAGGCATCACGGTCACCGAAGTCAAGGGCTTCGGCCGGCAAAAAGGGCACACGGAGCTTTACCGCGGCGCGGAATATGTCGTCGACTTCCTGCCCAAGGTGAAGGTCGAGGCCGCCATTCCGTCGGAACTGCTGGAACAGGCCATCGAGGCGATCGAGAAGTCCGCCAGCACCGGCAAGATCGGCGATGGCAAGATCTTCGTCTTCGACCTCGAGCAAGTGATCCGCATCCGCACCGGCGAGACCGGCCCGGCTGCCCTTTGAGGAGAAATGAAATGAGGAAATTACTCGCAATCCTGCTGATGGCTTTGAGCCTGTTCGGTTTTTCGAGCGGCGCGCCGGCGGTCGAAGAGGCGAGCGGCGCGCCGGCGGTCGAAGAGGCGAGCGCCGCGCCCGCGGTCGCTACCGCCGCCAAGGCGCCTGCTGCCGAGCTATCTGCAGCCGAGGCTCCAGCCGCTGCGCCGGCGCCCAACAAAGGCGATACGGCGTGGATGATGGTCGCCACGCTCTTGGTGATCCTGATGACCATTCCGGGTCTGGCGCTGTTCTACGGCGGGCTGGTGCGGGCCAAGAACATGCTCTCGGTGCTGATGCAGGTGTTCGTCATCTTCGCGTTGATCAGCGTGCTGTGGGCGGTCTATGGCTACAGCGTCGCTTTCACCGCAGGCACCCCATACTTCGGTAGCTTCGAGAAGCTGTTCCTGATGGGCGTCACACCCGACTCGGTCGGCGCCACCTTCAGCAAGGGCGTGGTGATTCCCGAGCTGGTGTTCGTCGCCTTCCAGGCCACTTTCGCAGCGATCACCACCGCGCTGATCGTCGGCAGCTTCGCCGAGCGCATCGAGTTCTCCGCCGTGCTGCTCTTTTCGGTGCTGTGGTTCACCTTCAGCTATCTGCCGATGGCGCACATGGTCTGGTACTGGGATGGCCCGGATGCGATCACCGATGCCGCCTCGCTCGAAAAGGTCACTGCCGCGGCAGGCTTCCTGTGGGCCAAGGGCGCGCTCGACTTCGCCGGCGGCACGGTGGTGCACATCAATGCCGCGATGGCCGGTCTCGTCGGCGCCTACTTGGTTGGCAAGCGCGTCGGCTTCGGCCGTGAAGCGATGACGCCACACTCGCTGACGCTCACCATGGTCGGCGCGGCATTGCTCTGGGTGGGCTGGTTCGGCTTCAACGCCGGCTCCAACCTCGAAGCGACCGGCACCGCCGCGCTGGCGATGGTGAATACGTTGTTCGCAACGGCCGCCGCGACGCTCTCCTGGATGTTTGCCGAATGGCTGTTCAAGGGCAAGCCCTCGATGCTCGGCGCCGCGTCGGGTGCGGTCGCGGGACTGGTGGCCATCACGCCGGCCTGCGGTTTCGTCGGCCCGCTGGGCGCGATCATCATCGGCCTGGCCGCAGGCATCGTCTGCCTGTGGGGCGTCAATGGCCTGAAGAAGCTACTCGGCGCGGACGACGCGCTCGATGTGTTCGGCGTGCATGGCGTCGGCGGCATCCTCGGCTCGCTCCTCACCGGCGTGTTCGCCTCGCCGGCCTTGGGCGGCACCGGCGTGTATGACTACGTCGCCAATGCCGTCGGCGAGTACGACATGGCGGCCCAGATCGTCAGCCAGCTCTGGGGTGTCGGCGTCGTGATCGTCTGGTCCGGCGTGGTCGCTTTCATCTGCTACAAGATCGTCGATGTTCTGATCGGACTGCGCGTGCCCGAGGACGAGGAACGCGAAGGGCTCGACATCACCGCGCACGGCGAGTCGGCCTACCATTACTGACCGATAGCGCCGTAAAAGCGGGCGCCTCGAGGGCGCCCGTTTTCTTACCTGAACACCACCGTCTTGTTGCCATGCACCAGCACGCGGTCTTCGAGGTGATAGCGCAGGCCGCGCGCGAGCACCGTTTTCTCGATGTCCTTGCCGTAGCGCACCATGTCGTCGGGCGCATCGGAGTGATCGATGCGAATCACGTCCTGCTCGATGATCGGCCCCTGGTCGAGTTCGGCGGTGACATAGTGACAAGTCGCGCCGATCAGCTTCACGCCGCGCGCATAGGCCTGGTGGTAGGGTTTGGCGCCGACGAAAGAGGGCAGGAAGCTGTGGTGGATGTTGATGATTCGCCGCGGATAGGCTGCGCACAGCTCAGGCGGCAGGATCTGCATGAAGCGCGCCAGCACCATCGTGTCGCCGCGCGATTCTTCGAACAGGCGTTGCACCTCGGCGAAGGCCTCGCGCTTGTTCTCCGGCGTCACCGGCACATGGTGGAAGGGGATGCCATGCCATTCGACGAAGCCGCGGAAGGTGTCGTGGTTCGAGATCACGCAGGGAATCTCGATGTCGAGCTCCTTGGATTGCCAGCGCGCGAGAAGATCGTAGAGGCAGTGTTCCTGCTTGGAGACGAGGATCACGACGCGTTTTTTCACCGCGCTGTCGGTGATCTGCCAGTCCATGTCGAGTTCCTGCGCGATCGGCGCGAAGCGGCTGCGGAATTCGGCGAGCATGAACGGCAGCGAGTCGGCCTTGACCTCGATGCGCATGAAATAACGCCCTTCGATCTCGTCCGAATGAAAACTCGACTCGGTGATCCAGCCGTTGTGTGCGGCGATGAAGCCGGTGACCCTGGCGATGATGCCAGTGCGATCCGGGCAGGAGGCGGCCAGCGTGTAGAAGCGGCCGCTAGACATCACCGACCCTCGCTGCGGCCCGGTCGATTTCGTTGCGCAGCGCGTCATAGGAGAGCGCGACGGGAAACTGCGGGAATTCAGCGATGACATTCTGCGGCGGGTGGAACAGGATGCCGGCATGCGCTTCGGCAAGCATCGCGGTGTCGTTGTAAGAATCGCCGGCGGCGATGACGCGGAAATTGAGCTCCTTGAAACGCTTGACCGCCTCCTGTTTCTGGTTCGGCAGGCGCAGGTGGTATGCGGCGACGAAGCCGGCGGCATCGGTCTCGAGCCGGTGGCAGAACAGCGTCGGCATGCCCAGCTGGATCATCAACGGCATCGCGAATTCGTAGAAGGTGTCGGAGAGGATGATCACCTGATAGTCGCGGCGCAAGGCGTCGAGAAATTCCTTCGCGCCGGGCAGTGGCCCCATGCTCGCGATGACCTTCTGAATGTCCGGCAGGCCGAGCTCGTGTTGCTTCAACAGATCGAGCCGGTAACGCATCAGTTGGTCGTAATCCGGCTCGTCGCGCGTCGTGCGGCGCAGCTCGGCAATGCCCGTGCGTTCGGCGAATTCGATCCAGATCTCGGGGACGAGCACCCCTTCGAGGTCGAGACAGACGAGTTGCACGGCCAAGGCTCCCGGAAAAAAGAAAGCGGCGATTCTACTCGACCTCCCCTGTCGAGGACGGCGGCTGGAAATTACGATTCCTGGACGCAGAGTATGCCGGGATCGCGCTCACCCGCCACTGCCATGGTTTCCAGATGCTGGAGCACCTCCATGCTGGCCGCCTCCATCGCGCCGAGCTCGGCAAGGCCAGTCGTGAAATCGCCGTTGCGATAGGCCTGCACTGCGGCCTTGCCGTGCTGGTGCACGCGTATGTGGGATGGCTCGACCGCGCCATAGCCGGGGAGCTGCGAAAAGCACACCTTGCCGTCGCCTTCGTAATACCACTTGCCGAGCCGACAGGCGGTATGGCTGGCGAAATCGTCAGCATTCTTGTCCGACATACCGAGGAAGACGAGATAGATTTCCATCTTGTAAACGAGGTGGTCCTTCTTGGCCGTCTCGATGAAGCTGCGCAGTGCCGTCGCAGCGATCGTCTGGGTCATGCTTTGCGAGATTTCGAGCAGCCCATCGATGCTGGCGAAGGCTTCTTCGCCGTTCTGGTGGATCGCGGCCATTTCTTCCGGATTGACCTGCGATTGCAGCTTGGCCTGTGACGCTTGCTCCTGCACATTCGCCACCAGCTGAGAGATTTCCCCTGTGGAGGCAGTGGTGCGCTCGGCGAGCTTACGCACTTCGTCGGCCACGACCGCGAAACCGCGCCCCTGTTCTCCCGCACGCGCCGCCTCGATAGCAGCATTGAGTGCTAGCAGATTGGTCTGGTCGGCGATTTCCTTGATCAGCTTGACGATGCCGTGGATGCGTCCCGTGTGCTCGTGCAGCTGGTCGATGGCCGTGGCGCTGGCCTGCGCGCGCTCGATCAGGCGACCAATGTGCTCGGTCAAACGATGCACCGTTTGCTGGCTATGTGCGGTTTCACTGCTGGCCTTGACGACCTCCCGGGTTTCCTGACGCAACGCCAAAGCCATCGTGGCCATGGTGTTCTGAACCGATTTCGTCGATTCGCCGAAGGCGTAGAGATGTTTGACCAGATCTTCGAAGAAGGCTACTCGTGCCCGCTTGTCGGCGCATTCCGCTTCGATGGCAGCCAGCCGGCCTTCGAGCACAGCGACGCGTTCCTGTGCCGCTTGTTCGCGGCTTTTCGCTTCCGATAATTCGCGCTGCAGTGTTTCGATTTCCCTGCGAGATGCACCAAACATGATTCCTCCCAGAGTCAAGCCATATGCTTTACGGATTTCGCGTCAAGCATAGCAGAATCCTGCGTCGCGAATATGGTCAATGACGCTCGACCGCAAACCTCTGCGGTTGCTTTCTGCACCGTGCCCTGAGCGAGAATCTCTGTCAGCCGGGGAAACGATCAAGCTTCGAGCCGTGCATGGATCTCGAGCCAGCGCGCTTCTGCATCCTCGATGAGTCCGGTCAGCTCGGCATCGCGCCGTGCCAGCTCGGCGGCCAATGCGCGGTCGGCATAGAGCTCTGGATCACTGAGCCGTTCTGCCAGCACCGACTTTTCGCGTTGCAAGGTGTCGAGCTCGCCTTCGAGCCGCTCGGCTTCCTTTGCGAGCCGGCGCCGCTCGGCCTGCTGCTGCTTTTTCGCCTGCCGTTCCTCTTGGCCCTGCGTTGACTTTTCTGGACGGGCAGACTGGGCGGCGGCCCGGCGCGCGGCAAGCCAGGCGGCATAGTCGTCGAGATCGCCGTCGAAGGGGTGCACCTTGCCATCGGCCACCAGCCAGAGTTCATCGACCGTGGTGCGTAGCAGATGGCGATCGTGAGAAACGAGCACCACGGCGGCCTCGGTTTCCTGGAGCGCCAGCGTGAGCGCCTCGCGCATTTCGAGGTCGAGGTGGTTGGTCGGCTCGTCGAGCAGCAGCAGATTCGGCCGCGTGCGGATCATCAGCGCCAGCGCCAGCCGCGCCTTCTCGCCGCCGGAGAAATTTTTGCACGGCGTCTCGGCCATCTGCCCGCGAAAGTCGAAGCCGCCCAAGAAATCGCGTAATTCCTGCTCGCGTATCCCGGGTTCCTGGCGCATCAGATGCTGCAAGGGCGACTCGTCGGGCCGCAGCCTCTCCATCTGGTGCTGGGCGAAATAGCCGATCTGCAGATGCCGGCCTTCCAGCCTTTTTCCGGCCAGCGGCGCGAGCTCGCCGGCCAAACATTTCACCAGCGTCGATTTGCCGGCACCGTTTCGGCCCAGAAGGCCGATGCGGCTGCCCGGCCGCAGGTTGAACCGCACCCGATCGAGGACTGCCGTGTCGCCATAGCCGACTTTCGCGTCCTCCAGGACCAGGAGGGGATCGGAAAAGCCGGCAGGCTCCAGGAAACGGAAATGGAACGGCGCATCGACGTGTGCGGCGCTGATGAGCTCCATGCGCGCCAGCGCCTTCAAGCGGCTTTGCGCCTGGCGCGCCTTGGTAGCCTTGGCACGGAAGCGTTCGACGTAGGCATTGAGGTGGGCGATCTCGCGCTGCTGCTTCTCGTGCAGTGCCTGCTGCAGCGCCAACGCTTCGGCGCGGGTGCGCTCGAAGGCCGTGTAATTGCCCGTGTAGAGTTTCATCGCGCCGTTTTCGATCGCCAGGACGTGATCGACGATCGCATCGAGGAAGTCGCGGTCGTGCGAGATCATGATCAGCGTGCCGGGAAAGTTCTTCAGCCAGCCTTCGAGCCACAGCACCGCGTCGAGGTCGAGGTGGTTGGTCGGCTCGTCGAGCAGCAACAGGTCGGCGCGCGCCATCAGCGCCCGGGCGAGATTCAGGCGCACGCGCCAGCCGCCGGAAAACTCGGCGACCGGGCGGCTGAAATCGGTCTGCGCGAAGCCAAGGCCAGCGAGGATCTCGGCGGCGCGCGCCTTCGCCGCATAACCACCGATGTCGGCGTAACGCGCATGGAGTTCGGCGATTTGATGACCGTCGTGCGCGTCTTCGGCATCGAGCAGCGCCGCCTCGATCTCGCGCAGCTCGCTATCGCCATCGAGCACGAATTCGAGCGCCGGCATGGCTAGAGCGGGTGTTTCCTGCGCGACATGCCCGATGCGTAAGGCGCGCGGCAATTCCAGATCACCCGCCTCGGCATGCAATTGGCCGCGCAGCAGGGCGAAGAAAGAAGACTTGCCGCAGCCGTTGGCACCGACGAGCCCCACCTTCCAGCCCGGGAAGAGCTGCAGCGAAGCGCCCGCGACGAGCGTGCGGCCAGCGCGACCGAAAGCGAGGTTTCTGGCGAGGATCAACGGATCGCGGCGAGGAAGTCCTGCCAGTTCGCCCATTCGGCGCGACAGGCGTCGGGCACCGGCAGCGTGCTGGGAATTGCCAGACACTCGAACGGGGAGAGCGCCTGGCCGATGCGGATCGCGCGCGCGAGGATGTCATACCACTGACGATCCACATCGCTGCGGCCGGCCACCGCGGCCGAGACGGCTTCGGGAAATTCGAAGCGCTGCAGATAGCGTTCGGACACCCGGCTGATTTCGCAGGGAAAGATCTCGCGCTGCGCTCGCGCCTTGGTGATCGGATCGGCATCTTTGCAGCGCTCGAGATAGCGCGTCATCAGGGCAGGGTAGGTCTCGGCCACGGCGAGCCAGCCGATGCCGGAGACCAGCCCCGTGGTGAAGGCATCGTCGGCGCGTGACGCGGGAATGCCATACTCGGGCAGCAGTGCGCGCATCGCCGCGCCAGTAGCGACGGCATTCATCCAGAAGCCGCGGTAATCGAATCCCGGACAGGCGCCTTTCTGGTAGCGCGTGATCATCTCGGCGACGAATACCACGCGCTTGACGAAGCCGGTGCCCAACCGGGTCACCGCCTGCGGCACCGACGCCGTCTTGCCAGCGGCGGCGAAACGCGCCGCATTGGCGTAATTGATCAGCAATGTCGAAATCACCGGGTCGGGCTGGATGATGCTGGCCACTTGGCGCGCATCGCCTTCCTCGGCGGCCACCGAGATCTTCTGGAAGATCAGCCCCGGCGCCGGCAGATTGCCGTGGGATTCGATCGCGTCGAGGAACTCGGCCATCGGCGGCGTCATCGGATTCTGGCTCGGCTGCTCGACGATCGCAGTGAGCAGTTCGATCGCCGCCTCGGCGGGCGCACCGATCTCGGTGTAGAACGCATCGATGCCCACACCCTTGTCGAACGGTGTGAACATGATGCGGGGTGCCGTGCCGCCAGCGCCGAGTGTTGTCGGGAACTCCGGCGTCGCGCGATAAAAACGGCCGTAGTTGTCGATCGCCACCCAGACGGCATCATGGACGGCCGCGTCGAGCTCGGCGCGCAGCCAGCCGATCGCATGAGGCGCGAGTTCCTCGATCGGGCGGCCGGGATCGTGGCGCGGATCGCAGGCCAGCGCCACCACGGCCGGTGTGTTCACCGTCGCCGGCACGAAGGCGGCGACGAGCCCTTGGCCAGGCCCGACGACGCCATTGGCAGCCACGGCCAGTTCGAATGTCCGGGGATTCAGTCCATCCATGATGCAGCTCCTCTCGATGGCGCCGATTCTACGACCTCGCCGCCTGGGGTAACATCGCCGGTCATGGTTCCCCACCTCGC
This genomic interval from Sulfuricystis multivorans contains the following:
- the thrH gene encoding bifunctional phosphoserine phosphatase/homoserine phosphotransferase ThrH, whose amino-acid sequence is MQLVCLDLEGVLVPEIWIEFAERTGIAELRRTTRDEPDYDQLMRYRLDLLKQHELGLPDIQKVIASMGPLPGAKEFLDALRRDYQVIILSDTFYEFAMPLMIQLGMPTLFCHRLETDAAGFVAAYHLRLPNQKQEAVKRFKELNFRVIAAGDSYNDTAMLAEAHAGILFHPPQNVIAEFPQFPVALSYDALRNEIDRAAARVGDV
- a CDS encoding ATP-binding cassette domain-containing protein, which codes for MILARNLAFGRAGRTLVAGASLQLFPGWKVGLVGANGCGKSSFFALLRGQLHAEAGDLELPRALRIGHVAQETPALAMPALEFVLDGDSELREIEAALLDAEDAHDGHQIAELHARYADIGGYAAKARAAEILAGLGFAQTDFSRPVAEFSGGWRVRLNLARALMARADLLLLDEPTNHLDLDAVLWLEGWLKNFPGTLIMISHDRDFLDAIVDHVLAIENGAMKLYTGNYTAFERTRAEALALQQALHEKQQREIAHLNAYVERFRAKATKARQAQSRLKALARMELISAAHVDAPFHFRFLEPAGFSDPLLVLEDAKVGYGDTAVLDRVRFNLRPGSRIGLLGRNGAGKSTLVKCLAGELAPLAGKRLEGRHLQIGYFAQHQMERLRPDESPLQHLMRQEPGIREQELRDFLGGFDFRGQMAETPCKNFSGGEKARLALALMIRTRPNLLLLDEPTNHLDLEMREALTLALQETEAAVVLVSHDRHLLRTTVDELWLVADGKVHPFDGDLDDYAAWLAARRAAAQSARPEKSTQGQEERQAKKQQQAERRRLAKEAERLEGELDTLQREKSVLAERLSDPELYADRALAAELARRDAELTGLIEDAEARWLEIHARLEA
- a CDS encoding HDOD domain-containing protein; the encoded protein is MDGLNPRTFELAVAANGVVGPGQGLVAAFVPATVNTPAVVALACDPRHDPGRPIEELAPHAIGWLRAELDAAVHDAVWVAIDNYGRFYRATPEFPTTLGAGGTAPRIMFTPFDKGVGIDAFYTEIGAPAEAAIELLTAIVEQPSQNPMTPPMAEFLDAIESHGNLPAPGLIFQKISVAAEEGDARQVASIIQPDPVISTLLINYANAARFAAAGKTASVPQAVTRLGTGFVKRVVFVAEMITRYQKGACPGFDYRGFWMNAVATGAAMRALLPEYGIPASRADDAFTTGLVSGIGWLAVAETYPALMTRYLERCKDADPITKARAQREIFPCEISRVSERYLQRFEFPEAVSAAVAGRSDVDRQWYDILARAIRIGQALSPFECLAIPSTLPVPDACRAEWANWQDFLAAIR